In the genome of Saccharomonospora viridis DSM 43017, one region contains:
- the prfA gene encoding peptide chain release factor 1, with amino-acid sequence MESESLRGLLDEYAELEKQLADPAVHADQARARKLGRRYSELSPVVKTVGELETTRSELEAAKELAAEDSSFAEEVDRLGKRVSALETKLAELLLPRDPYDGSDVVMEIKSGEGGEESALFAGDLLRMYLRFAERQGWTAEILDATPSDLGGYKDVTVSVKSKGTEAEGVWACLKFEGGVHRVQRVPATESQGRIHTSAAGVLIYPEPEEIEVEIDPNDLRIDVFRSSGPGGQSVNTTDSAVRVTHLPTGIVVSCQNEKSQIQNRARAIQVLQARLQALAEEEAAAKAADARRSQVRTVDRSERVRTYNFPENRISDHRVNYKAYNLDQVLDGELSGVLEALRAADREERMAQAQAGA; translated from the coding sequence GTGGAATCGGAATCGCTGCGTGGGCTGCTCGATGAGTACGCCGAACTCGAGAAGCAGCTGGCGGATCCGGCGGTGCACGCCGACCAAGCGCGTGCCCGCAAACTGGGACGCCGCTATTCCGAACTCTCGCCCGTGGTCAAGACCGTGGGCGAATTGGAGACCACGCGGTCGGAGCTAGAAGCCGCCAAGGAGCTGGCGGCGGAGGACTCCTCGTTCGCCGAGGAGGTCGATCGGCTCGGCAAGCGGGTGTCCGCACTGGAGACCAAACTGGCGGAGCTGCTGCTGCCCCGTGACCCGTACGACGGTTCCGACGTCGTCATGGAGATCAAGTCCGGGGAGGGTGGCGAGGAATCCGCGCTCTTCGCCGGTGATCTGCTCCGGATGTATCTGCGCTTCGCGGAGAGGCAGGGCTGGACGGCGGAGATCCTCGATGCGACCCCGTCGGACCTGGGCGGTTACAAGGACGTCACGGTGTCCGTCAAGAGCAAGGGTACCGAGGCCGAGGGTGTGTGGGCGTGCCTGAAGTTCGAGGGCGGGGTGCACCGTGTGCAGCGGGTCCCGGCCACGGAGTCGCAGGGCCGTATCCACACCTCCGCCGCAGGGGTGTTGATCTATCCGGAGCCCGAGGAGATCGAGGTCGAGATCGACCCGAACGACCTGCGCATCGACGTGTTCCGTTCGTCGGGGCCCGGTGGGCAGAGTGTCAACACCACCGACTCGGCCGTCCGCGTGACGCACCTGCCGACCGGCATCGTCGTCTCGTGTCAGAACGAGAAGTCGCAGATCCAGAACCGGGCACGTGCCATCCAGGTGTTGCAGGCGCGGTTGCAGGCCCTGGCCGAGGAGGAGGCCGCCGCGAAGGCCGCTGACGCCCGTCGTTCCCAGGTGCGGACGGTCGACCGGTCGGAGCGGGTGCGTACGTACAACTTCCCCGAGAACCGGATCTCCGACCACCGCGTGAACTACAAGGCGTACAACCTGGACCAGGTGCTGGACGGGGAACTGTCCGGTGTGCTCGAAGCGTTGCGGGCCGCCGACCGTGAGGAGCGGATGGCGCAGGCTCAGGCCGGTGCCTGA
- the rpmE gene encoding 50S ribosomal protein L31 has protein sequence MKSGIHPDYHVTTVVCGCGNTFTTRSTAPSDTIHVEICSNCHPFYTGKQKILDTGGRVARFEARYGKRKK, from the coding sequence ATGAAGAGCGGTATTCATCCCGACTACCACGTCACCACGGTGGTCTGCGGTTGCGGTAACACCTTCACCACTCGCAGCACCGCTCCGTCCGACACCATCCACGTCGAGATCTGCTCGAACTGCCACCCCTTCTACACGGGTAAGCAGAAGATCCTCGACACCGGTGGTCGGGTGGCGCGCTTCGAGGCCCGTTACGGCAAGCGCAAGAAGTAG
- the rho gene encoding transcription termination factor Rho, which produces MSNTDLLSGDVEPQAASSATSDSGEQAPQSNGAGTTPKRRPGGLSGMVIAELRELAAELGITGTTGMRKGDLIAAIRERQGKTKRTRTTAKSSGSAGTAGVAAEEATLPLDGVGETKAERGEAKKEAKQNDAERSADAASEQTAVSGTESDKAGAAEPSTKDTGQESKSSSTDAQDEGSRSTRRRRSTSSRSGSSQSSTETTAPQQDDDASGQRAEGDGKDGKSSGSQQRGQGSAAGTQHNNGGQDDEERGGRRSRRFRDRRRRGRGEGSGGPETEIREDDVLLPVAGILDVLENYAFVRTSGYLPGPNDVYVSLSLVRKYGLRRGDAITGVVKQPREGEQQRQKFNPLVRVDSVNGLDPEVAKKRPEFHKLTPLYPNERLRLETTPNKLTTRVIDLVMPVGKGQRALIVSPPKAGKTTIMQDIANAITTNNPECHLMVVLVDERPEEVTDMQRSVKGEVIASTFDRPPSDHTSVAELSIERAKRLVEMGHDVVVLLDSITRLGRAYNLAAPASGRILSGGVDSTALFPPKRFLGAARNIEGGGSLTIFATAMVETGSTGDTVIFEEFKGTGNAELKLDRKIAERRVFPAVDVNPSGTRKEELLLSPDELAVTHKLHRVLHALDSQQAIDLLLDRLRKTKTNAEFLMQVSKNMPGPDEN; this is translated from the coding sequence GTGAGCAACACCGATCTGTTGAGCGGCGACGTGGAGCCCCAAGCTGCATCGTCTGCAACGTCTGACTCGGGGGAGCAGGCGCCGCAATCCAACGGCGCGGGCACGACCCCGAAGCGGAGGCCCGGCGGCCTGTCGGGCATGGTGATTGCGGAGTTGCGCGAACTCGCTGCGGAGCTGGGCATCACCGGCACCACGGGCATGCGCAAAGGCGACCTCATCGCCGCCATTCGTGAGCGCCAGGGCAAGACGAAGCGGACGAGGACGACCGCGAAGAGCAGCGGCTCCGCCGGCACGGCTGGTGTGGCCGCCGAAGAAGCGACGCTTCCTCTCGACGGCGTGGGCGAAACCAAGGCCGAGCGTGGCGAGGCCAAGAAGGAAGCCAAACAGAATGACGCCGAACGGAGTGCGGACGCTGCTTCGGAGCAGACCGCTGTGAGCGGCACGGAGTCCGACAAGGCGGGCGCCGCTGAGCCGAGCACCAAGGACACCGGCCAGGAGAGCAAGTCGTCGTCGACCGACGCTCAGGACGAGGGCAGCAGGTCGACCAGGCGTCGTCGGAGCACTTCCAGCCGAAGCGGAAGTTCGCAGAGCTCGACGGAGACGACTGCTCCGCAGCAGGACGACGATGCGTCGGGTCAGCGTGCCGAAGGCGACGGCAAGGACGGCAAGAGCAGCGGTAGCCAGCAGCGTGGCCAAGGCAGCGCGGCTGGGACCCAGCACAACAACGGCGGTCAGGACGACGAGGAACGCGGCGGCCGACGGAGCCGGCGCTTCCGGGACCGTCGTCGCCGGGGTCGGGGCGAGGGCAGCGGTGGCCCCGAGACCGAGATCAGGGAGGACGACGTCCTGCTGCCCGTCGCGGGCATCCTCGACGTGCTGGAGAACTACGCGTTCGTGCGGACGTCCGGATATCTGCCGGGCCCGAACGACGTGTACGTCTCGCTGTCGTTGGTGCGTAAGTACGGACTGCGCCGCGGCGACGCCATCACGGGTGTGGTGAAGCAGCCGCGCGAGGGCGAGCAGCAGCGGCAGAAGTTCAACCCGCTCGTGCGGGTGGACTCGGTCAACGGGCTCGACCCCGAGGTGGCGAAGAAGCGTCCCGAGTTCCACAAGCTGACGCCGCTGTACCCCAATGAACGGCTGCGTCTGGAGACCACGCCGAACAAACTCACCACCCGGGTCATCGACCTGGTGATGCCGGTGGGTAAGGGACAGCGTGCCCTGATCGTCTCCCCGCCCAAGGCGGGCAAGACGACGATCATGCAGGACATCGCCAACGCGATCACCACGAACAACCCCGAGTGCCACCTCATGGTGGTGCTGGTGGACGAGCGCCCCGAAGAGGTCACCGACATGCAGCGGTCGGTGAAGGGCGAGGTCATCGCCTCCACATTCGACCGTCCGCCGTCGGACCACACCTCGGTGGCGGAACTGTCCATCGAGCGGGCCAAGCGGCTTGTCGAGATGGGACACGACGTGGTGGTGCTGCTCGACTCGATCACTCGCCTCGGTCGGGCCTACAACCTCGCCGCCCCGGCATCCGGACGCATCCTGTCCGGTGGTGTCGACTCGACGGCCTTGTTCCCGCCCAAGCGGTTCCTGGGTGCCGCTCGGAACATCGAGGGGGGCGGTTCGCTGACCATCTTCGCCACGGCGATGGTGGAGACGGGCTCCACCGGTGACACGGTGATCTTCGAGGAGTTCAAGGGCACGGGTAACGCCGAGCTCAAGCTCGACCGCAAGATCGCCGAGCGCCGGGTGTTCCCCGCGGTGGACGTCAACCCGTCGGGTACCCGTAAGGAAGAGCTGCTGCTCTCGCCCGACGAGCTGGCGGTGACCCACAAGCTGCACCGGGTGCTGCACGCTCTGGACTCGCAACAGGCCATCGACCTGCTGCTGGACCGGCTGCGGAAGACGAAGACCAACGCCGAGTTCCTGATGCAGGTCTCCAAGAACATGCCTGGTCCGGACGAGAACTGA
- the thrB gene encoding homoserine kinase codes for MKYTITVPASTANVGSGFDTFGMALGLHDVIDVTVTESGLHVEVIDAGAGDMSAVPTDESHLVVRALRHACRYLDVKVPGLALRCRNAIPHSRGLGSSAAAVVAGVAAGYALAGKDIDDAALQLAAEFEGHADNAAASLLGGFVVAWQSGSTFRAQRLRPHPAIRPVVAVPKERSSTAEARGLLPEHVPHVDAAFAASRSALMVHAITSRPDLLFEATEDRLHQDYRESVFPASAWLMRVLRARGVAAVISGAGPTVLALTTTGILPEGVDVTGFEVTELPVDFTGVRVSV; via the coding sequence GTGAAGTACACGATCACCGTCCCGGCGTCGACGGCGAACGTCGGCTCCGGATTCGATACGTTCGGCATGGCGTTGGGGTTGCACGACGTCATCGACGTGACCGTGACCGAGTCCGGCCTACACGTCGAGGTGATCGATGCCGGAGCCGGTGACATGTCGGCCGTGCCCACGGACGAGTCGCATCTGGTGGTGCGTGCGTTGCGGCATGCCTGCCGGTATCTCGACGTCAAGGTGCCCGGCCTCGCCCTACGCTGTCGTAACGCCATTCCGCATTCGCGGGGGCTCGGGTCCTCGGCGGCCGCGGTCGTCGCCGGGGTCGCGGCCGGATATGCGTTGGCGGGTAAGGACATCGACGATGCCGCGTTGCAGCTCGCGGCGGAGTTCGAAGGGCACGCGGACAACGCCGCGGCCAGTCTGCTCGGAGGTTTCGTGGTGGCGTGGCAGTCGGGTTCCACGTTCCGGGCCCAGCGGCTGCGTCCCCACCCCGCGATCCGGCCGGTGGTGGCCGTACCGAAGGAGCGGTCGTCGACCGCGGAGGCGCGGGGTCTGCTGCCCGAGCACGTCCCGCACGTGGACGCGGCGTTCGCGGCGAGTCGGAGCGCGCTCATGGTGCACGCGATCACGTCTCGGCCGGACCTGCTGTTCGAGGCGACGGAGGATCGACTGCACCAGGATTACCGTGAATCCGTGTTCCCCGCGTCGGCGTGGTTGATGCGTGTGTTGCGGGCACGCGGGGTGGCCGCGGTGATCTCGGGCGCGGGGCCGACGGTGTTGGCGTTGACGACGACGGGAATACTCCCGGAGGGAGTGGACGTTACAGGGTTCGAAGTCACCGAGTTACCCGTCGATTTCACCGGCGTTCGGGTAAGTGTGTGA
- the thrC gene encoding threonine synthase — MNAQASSAAGQGVRPGWPGVIKAYASRIPIPEGAEIVTLGEGNTPLLFAPHLSELTGCTVYLKVEGANPTGSFKDRGMTVAITHAKASGVQAVICASTGNTSASAAAYATRAGLTTAVLVPQGKIAMGKMAQAVLYGARILQIDGNFDDCLELARKMAADYPVTLVNSVNPVRLVGQKSAAWEICDALGQAPDIHCLPVGNAGNITAYWAGYTEYAADKVISTVPRMFGFQAAGAAPLVKGEPVPNPETVATAIRVGSPASWDSAVQAKTASGGLFEAVTDERILEAYRLLARREGVFVEPASATSVAGLLLTAADGRLPKGSTVVCTVTGHGLKDPATALEGNVEVEPLAVDPSAVAAALELS, encoded by the coding sequence GTGAACGCGCAGGCTTCTTCGGCTGCGGGGCAGGGTGTGCGGCCGGGCTGGCCGGGTGTCATCAAGGCGTATGCCTCGCGCATCCCGATCCCCGAGGGCGCTGAGATCGTCACGCTCGGGGAGGGCAACACACCACTGCTGTTCGCGCCGCACCTGTCCGAGCTCACCGGGTGCACCGTGTACCTGAAGGTGGAGGGTGCCAACCCCACGGGGTCGTTCAAGGACCGGGGGATGACGGTGGCGATCACCCACGCCAAGGCGAGCGGGGTGCAGGCCGTCATCTGCGCCTCCACCGGGAACACGTCCGCGTCGGCGGCCGCCTACGCCACCCGGGCGGGTCTGACCACGGCGGTGCTGGTGCCGCAGGGCAAGATCGCGATGGGGAAGATGGCGCAGGCCGTGCTGTACGGGGCACGCATCCTCCAGATCGACGGCAATTTCGACGACTGTCTGGAGTTGGCGCGCAAGATGGCCGCCGACTACCCGGTCACGCTGGTCAACTCGGTGAACCCGGTGCGGTTGGTGGGGCAGAAGAGCGCGGCGTGGGAGATCTGTGACGCGCTCGGTCAGGCCCCGGACATCCATTGCCTTCCGGTGGGCAATGCGGGCAACATCACCGCCTATTGGGCGGGGTACACCGAGTACGCCGCGGACAAGGTGATCAGCACGGTGCCGCGCATGTTCGGCTTCCAGGCCGCCGGTGCCGCACCGCTGGTGAAGGGCGAGCCCGTGCCGAACCCGGAGACGGTGGCCACCGCGATCCGGGTGGGCAGCCCGGCGTCGTGGGATTCGGCGGTGCAGGCCAAAACGGCCAGCGGTGGGTTGTTCGAGGCGGTGACCGATGAGCGGATCCTCGAGGCCTACCGGCTGCTCGCCCGGCGTGAGGGGGTGTTCGTGGAGCCCGCCTCCGCGACGAGCGTGGCGGGCCTGTTGTTGACGGCGGCCGACGGGCGATTGCCGAAGGGGTCCACCGTCGTGTGCACGGTCACCGGACACGGGCTGAAGGATCCCGCGACCGCCCTGGAGGGCAACGTGGAGGTCGAGCCGCTCGCCGTCGACCCGAGTGCGGTCGCGGCGGCACTGGAACTGTCGTAG
- a CDS encoding homoserine dehydrogenase, translating to MSERRESPVRVALLGCGTVGSEVARLLLNGADELAARVGAPVELAGIAVRRPDKHPELPQQLLTADAGELVESDVDIVVELIGGIEPVRGWLLTALRQGKSVVTGNKALLAEHGGELSEAANDSGADLYYEASVAGAIPLLRPLRESLAGDRITRVMGIVNGTTNFILSAMDSTGASYAETLEEATRLGYAEADPSADVEGYDAASKAAILASLAFHTRVTASDVYREGIVGITASDIAAAKRLNRTVKLLAICERVTDEDGTESVSARVHPVMIPRTHQLAGVGGAFNAVYVEAEAAGELMFYGQGAGGAPTASAVLGDLVAAARNRVAGGRGPRESAHAALPVRPMGQTPTRYHISLDVADRPGVLAQVAQVFAAHGVSIAAVRQRDERSTARLVVVTHLAPDAALEATVNEISKLDVVREVLSVMRVEGEDS from the coding sequence GTGAGCGAGCGTCGCGAAAGTCCTGTTCGGGTCGCGCTGCTGGGGTGTGGCACGGTCGGCAGTGAGGTTGCCCGCCTGCTGTTGAACGGCGCCGACGAGTTGGCGGCCCGGGTGGGTGCCCCCGTCGAGTTGGCCGGCATCGCGGTGCGCAGGCCCGACAAGCATCCGGAACTGCCGCAGCAGCTGTTGACGGCCGACGCGGGTGAACTCGTCGAGTCCGATGTGGACATCGTCGTCGAGTTGATCGGCGGTATCGAGCCGGTGCGCGGGTGGCTGCTCACGGCGTTGCGCCAGGGCAAGTCCGTGGTGACGGGCAACAAGGCCCTGTTGGCCGAGCACGGTGGGGAGCTGTCGGAGGCCGCCAACGACTCGGGCGCCGACCTGTATTACGAGGCGTCGGTCGCGGGTGCGATCCCACTGTTGCGGCCGCTGCGGGAATCCCTGGCGGGGGACCGGATCACCCGCGTGATGGGCATCGTGAACGGCACCACGAACTTCATCCTGTCCGCCATGGACTCCACGGGCGCCAGCTACGCCGAGACGTTGGAGGAGGCGACCCGGCTCGGCTACGCGGAGGCCGACCCGAGCGCGGACGTCGAGGGCTACGACGCCGCGTCGAAGGCCGCGATCCTGGCGTCGTTGGCGTTCCACACGCGGGTGACGGCGTCCGACGTGTACCGCGAGGGCATCGTGGGCATCACCGCCTCCGACATCGCCGCGGCCAAGCGGTTGAACCGGACGGTGAAGCTGCTGGCGATCTGTGAACGGGTGACGGACGAGGACGGCACCGAGTCGGTGTCGGCACGGGTGCACCCGGTGATGATCCCCAGGACGCACCAACTCGCGGGAGTGGGTGGTGCGTTCAACGCGGTGTACGTCGAGGCCGAGGCCGCCGGCGAGCTGATGTTCTACGGTCAGGGCGCCGGAGGTGCCCCTACGGCGAGCGCGGTGCTCGGAGACCTGGTCGCGGCGGCCCGCAACCGGGTCGCCGGCGGGCGTGGTCCCCGGGAGTCCGCGCACGCGGCGCTGCCGGTGCGGCCGATGGGGCAGACCCCGACGCGTTACCACATCAGCCTCGACGTGGCCGATCGTCCGGGTGTGCTGGCGCAGGTCGCCCAGGTGTTCGCTGCGCACGGGGTGAGTATCGCCGCGGTGCGGCAGCGGGATGAGCGTTCCACGGCGAGGCTTGTGGTGGTCACCCACTTGGCGCCGGACGCGGCGCTGGAGGCCACGGTCAACGAGATCAGCAAGCTCGACGTGGTGCGGGAAGTGCTGAGTGTGATGCGGGTGGAAGGCGAGGATTCGTGA
- the lysA gene encoding diaminopimelate decarboxylase, whose translation MCAHPAGPRHAEVYPHADQAGFPPSTSEELDRLYPKVWPRNTYRAPDGVVRIAGVDVRELARTYGTPLFVIDEVDFKARCAEYAEAFEDPALVHYAAKAFLCTEVARWVAEKGLSLDVCSGGELAVAQRAQFPPERITFHGNNKSLAELEAAVEAGVGLVVLDSYYEIARLAEIAQRHGVVQQVLVRVTVGVEAHTHEFIATAHEDQKFGFSLASGDAAEAVRRVLNSPSLKLVGLHSHIGSQIFDTDGFEVAARRVVGLLAELRKEHGPELIEQLSVIDLGGGFGISYTDRDNPPPPAQMITQIREIVRKECAFADLPVPRIAGEPGRAIAGPGTVTLYEVGTIKDVTLGEGTSRRYVSVDGGMSDNIRTALYDAAYDCRLVSRSSDDGQPGEVKAVLSRVVGKHCESGDIVVRDCWLPDTLAPGDLLAVAATGAYCYSMASNYNKQPKPAVVAVRNGNHRLLLRRETNEDMFRLEVS comes from the coding sequence ATGTGCGCACACCCCGCGGGGCCTCGTCATGCGGAGGTCTACCCGCACGCAGACCAGGCAGGCTTTCCGCCGTCTACTTCGGAGGAGCTGGACCGGCTCTACCCGAAGGTCTGGCCGCGCAACACCTACCGCGCTCCCGACGGCGTCGTCCGGATCGCAGGGGTGGACGTGCGGGAGCTCGCGCGAACGTACGGCACGCCGTTGTTCGTGATCGACGAGGTGGACTTCAAGGCGCGTTGCGCCGAGTACGCCGAGGCGTTCGAGGACCCGGCGCTGGTGCACTACGCCGCCAAGGCGTTCCTGTGCACGGAGGTCGCCCGTTGGGTGGCTGAGAAGGGACTCAGCCTCGATGTGTGCAGTGGCGGTGAGCTGGCCGTCGCGCAGCGTGCGCAGTTCCCGCCCGAGCGGATCACCTTCCACGGCAACAACAAGTCGCTTGCCGAGTTGGAGGCGGCCGTTGAGGCCGGTGTCGGACTGGTCGTGCTCGACTCCTACTACGAGATCGCGCGCCTGGCCGAGATCGCGCAGCGACACGGCGTCGTGCAGCAGGTGTTGGTCCGGGTGACGGTGGGTGTCGAGGCGCACACGCACGAGTTCATCGCCACCGCGCACGAGGACCAGAAGTTCGGTTTCTCCCTGGCGTCCGGGGATGCCGCCGAAGCGGTGCGCCGGGTGTTGAACAGTCCCTCGCTGAAGCTGGTGGGCCTGCACAGCCACATCGGGTCGCAGATCTTCGACACCGACGGTTTCGAGGTCGCCGCCCGGCGCGTGGTGGGCCTGTTGGCGGAACTGCGCAAGGAACACGGCCCCGAGCTGATCGAACAGCTGTCCGTCATCGACCTGGGTGGCGGTTTCGGCATCTCGTACACCGATCGCGACAATCCGCCTCCGCCCGCGCAGATGATCACTCAGATCAGGGAGATCGTGCGGAAGGAATGCGCGTTCGCCGATCTCCCGGTGCCTCGGATCGCGGGTGAGCCGGGGCGGGCCATCGCGGGTCCGGGCACGGTGACGTTGTACGAGGTGGGCACCATCAAGGACGTGACCCTCGGTGAGGGGACCTCACGGCGGTACGTGAGTGTGGACGGGGGGATGAGCGACAACATCCGTACCGCTCTGTACGACGCCGCTTACGACTGTCGGCTCGTCTCCCGGTCCAGTGACGACGGCCAACCGGGTGAGGTGAAGGCGGTGTTGTCCCGGGTGGTGGGAAAGCACTGTGAGTCCGGTGACATCGTCGTCCGCGATTGTTGGTTGCCGGACACCCTGGCTCCGGGGGACCTGCTCGCCGTGGCGGCGACAGGGGCGTACTGCTATTCGATGGCGAGCAACTACAACAAGCAGCCGAAACCCGCTGTGGTCGCGGTCCGTAACGGAAATCACAGACTGTTGTTGCGGCGAGAGACGAACGAGGACATGTTCCGCTTGGAGGTGTCGTGA
- the argS gene encoding arginine--tRNA ligase, translated as MTPAALADLVRSSAVQIFTDRGLDLSILPEQVTVERPRNPEHGDYATNLALQVAKKAGLQPREFAEALAEVISSAPGIASAEVAGPGFLNLRLAADAQGEIVRQVLDAGADYGRGDSLVGQKINLEFVSANPTGPIHLGGTRWAAVGDALGRLLAAQGAEVTREYYINDAGAQIDRFAESLLAAAEGRPTPEDGYAGAYITDIAAEILRREPEVLSLPDEERFATFKRLGVELMLEEIKQSLSDFGTHFDVWFSEKSLHTSGELESILADLKESGSLYQKDGAWWLRSTEHGDDKDRVVIKSDGTLAYIAGDVAYLRNKLDRGFDLCVYMLGADHHGYIARLKAAAAAMGHSPDTVEVLIGQLVNLVSGGKPVRMSKRAGTVVTMEDLVEAVGVDAARYELCRYSVDASLDIDLDLLRKRTNENPVFYVQYAHARLASLQRNAAELNLEPRSDADVSLLTHPREGDLIRTIGEFPSVLRTAAELREPHRVARYLESLASAYHKFYDVARVLPQGDEEPTPLTYARLALCEATRQVLANGLSLLGVSAPERM; from the coding sequence GTGACTCCCGCCGCTCTTGCCGATCTTGTTCGCTCGTCCGCCGTCCAGATCTTCACCGACCGTGGGCTGGATCTCAGCATCTTGCCCGAACAGGTGACGGTTGAGCGACCCCGCAACCCCGAGCACGGCGACTACGCGACCAATCTCGCGCTTCAGGTGGCGAAGAAGGCAGGGTTACAGCCGCGCGAGTTCGCGGAGGCGCTGGCCGAGGTGATCTCCTCCGCCCCGGGGATCGCGTCCGCCGAAGTCGCGGGACCGGGCTTTCTGAACCTGCGGCTGGCCGCCGACGCGCAGGGCGAGATCGTGCGCCAGGTGCTCGACGCGGGCGCGGACTACGGCCGTGGTGACTCCCTGGTCGGGCAGAAGATCAACTTGGAGTTCGTCTCGGCCAACCCCACCGGCCCGATCCACCTCGGTGGCACGCGCTGGGCCGCGGTCGGTGACGCGTTGGGCAGGTTGCTCGCCGCGCAGGGCGCCGAGGTGACCCGGGAGTACTACATCAACGACGCCGGGGCCCAGATCGACCGGTTCGCCGAGTCCCTCCTCGCCGCCGCCGAGGGCAGGCCCACGCCCGAGGACGGGTACGCGGGCGCCTACATCACCGACATCGCCGCCGAGATCCTGCGTCGCGAGCCGGAGGTGCTCTCCCTACCCGATGAGGAGCGGTTCGCGACGTTCAAGCGGCTCGGCGTCGAGCTGATGCTCGAGGAGATCAAGCAAAGCCTGAGTGACTTCGGCACCCACTTCGACGTCTGGTTCTCCGAGAAGTCGCTGCACACCTCCGGTGAGCTGGAGTCGATCCTGGCCGACCTCAAGGAATCGGGCAGCCTGTACCAGAAGGACGGCGCGTGGTGGTTGCGTTCGACCGAGCACGGTGACGACAAGGACCGCGTCGTGATCAAGTCGGACGGCACACTCGCCTACATCGCCGGCGACGTGGCCTACCTGCGCAACAAGCTCGACCGCGGGTTCGACCTGTGCGTCTACATGCTGGGTGCCGACCACCACGGTTACATCGCCCGGCTGAAGGCCGCGGCGGCCGCGATGGGACACAGCCCCGACACCGTCGAGGTGCTGATCGGCCAGCTGGTCAACCTCGTCAGCGGTGGTAAGCCGGTGCGGATGAGCAAGCGCGCGGGCACCGTCGTCACGATGGAGGACCTCGTGGAGGCCGTGGGCGTCGACGCCGCGCGCTACGAGTTGTGCCGTTACTCTGTGGACGCTTCCCTGGACATCGACCTGGACCTGTTGCGTAAGCGCACCAACGAGAACCCGGTGTTCTACGTGCAGTACGCGCATGCCAGGTTGGCGTCCCTGCAACGCAACGCGGCCGAGCTGAACCTCGAACCGCGCTCCGATGCGGACGTCAGCCTGTTGACCCATCCGAGGGAGGGCGACCTGATCCGCACGATCGGGGAGTTCCCCTCGGTGTTGAGGACGGCGGCCGAGTTGCGTGAACCGCACCGTGTCGCCCGTTACCTGGAATCGCTCGCGTCGGCCTATCACAAGTTCTACGACGTCGCGCGTGTCCTGCCGCAGGGCGACGAGGAGCCGACCCCGCTCACGTATGCCCGGCTCGCCCTGTGCGAGGCGACCCGTCAGGTGCTCGCCAACGGGTTGTCCCTGCTCGGAGTGTCCGCGCCGGAACGGATGTAG
- a CDS encoding DUF3105 domain-containing protein — MANGKQKKGASKKKSAVAAARGSVVAKKQVPWGTIIAVIGIVLLAAGVFTYYYVASGDQRAQREREEAAASFAPSEDNPDPSTDIEGVVTEEYEAGAHVLPHERVAYDQTPPFGGPHDGYWAACNGIVYPEPVRNENMVHSLEHGAVWIAYDPERIQGEDLEQLKLRVEGKPFTMMSPYPGLDSPISLQAWGRQLKVDSVTDERIDQFIAALRRNPNTYPEIGASCDALGPGMFDPDNPPPFNPDPPGPDAKPMDYKGSAGARQGDMSSVGGQSTPEAPPAEE; from the coding sequence ATGGCCAACGGAAAGCAGAAGAAGGGCGCCTCCAAGAAGAAGAGCGCCGTAGCGGCCGCCCGAGGATCAGTGGTCGCCAAGAAGCAGGTTCCGTGGGGCACCATCATCGCGGTCATAGGCATCGTCCTGTTGGCCGCCGGCGTGTTCACCTACTACTACGTGGCCTCCGGTGACCAGCGGGCGCAACGGGAACGGGAGGAGGCCGCGGCCAGCTTCGCTCCGAGCGAGGACAACCCCGACCCCTCCACCGACATCGAAGGCGTCGTGACCGAGGAGTACGAGGCCGGTGCCCACGTGCTGCCTCACGAGCGTGTCGCCTACGACCAGACGCCGCCGTTCGGCGGCCCGCACGACGGCTACTGGGCGGCCTGCAACGGCATCGTGTACCCGGAGCCCGTGCGTAACGAGAACATGGTGCACTCGCTCGAACACGGAGCGGTGTGGATCGCCTACGACCCCGAGCGGATCCAGGGCGAGGACTTGGAGCAGCTCAAACTCCGGGTCGAAGGCAAGCCGTTCACGATGATGTCGCCCTATCCGGGGCTGGACTCCCCCATCTCGCTGCAGGCCTGGGGCCGCCAGCTGAAGGTGGACAGCGTCACAGACGAGCGCATCGACCAGTTCATCGCCGCGCTGCGGCGCAACCCGAACACGTACCCGGAGATCGGGGCGTCGTGTGACGCGCTCGGACCCGGCATGTTCGACCCGGACAACCCGCCGCCGTTCAACCCCGATCCGCCGGGGCCGGACGCCAAGCCGATGGACTACAAGGGCAGCGCGGGCGCGCGGCAGGGCGACATGAGCAGCGTGGGTGGCCAGTCGACCCCCGAGGCGCCGCCGGCCGAAGAGTGA